The Tubulanus polymorphus chromosome 3, tnTubPoly1.2, whole genome shotgun sequence nucleotide sequence GCGCATCCTAGTGTTTTAGTATTTAAGTGATTTTAGTGTTTTTTAGTATCTTGGTATTTTGTGCCGCCGAATAAGTTTATTTCGTTAATTCGCTGGGgatatatttcttcattatccATTCAATGTGGGGGAATTAATTTTGGCCTTTATTGTCATATGATTTCTATGTAAAGTTCGATACATTTCCAGTGTAGAGACCCTCCTAAAACCAATATCTGTTATGAAGCTAATAGGTATCTTTACCAGAAAATGTTAGTTATAAAAAGTTTGGACCTACGGGTGCAAGGTAGGACCCCCCAAAACCTGAGGTCAAGTTGAGGTCACGCAACCAAAAAAGTCGACGACAACCAGTACATACTGCCTGTGTGTGTAGAGTATATACAATCGCTTGTGAGCTCTCTATAGAGCATGCTGACTCAGTGTCAGCAGCCAGGCTCGACTAGTTTGCCATCTATCGGGGGTAATAGGAACCGTCACTTGAGGCGTGACCACGACCTAGTCTATATATTCGAAATGTACATTATACTTTGAGATGTAGTATATTGAAAAACCTTTGAcaaataattaatttaaatCGTAGAAATGGCTCGTATTTATTTTGCTTAATCTGTACTAGATTTTCGGTTCATTTACTTAAATATAACATGCTGGCACAGTCAGCGCAAAACCAGAAACATATGTAGGTAGTCATACCGTGTGACTAGTGTCATTGGCTGGTTCACCGAGTGGGAGCCAGTTTTAGTTTTCCTCAGGTTCTGAACAATCGGAATAACCgttccaattttatgtatgttcaCGAAATCGCGACACCGAAACAAATGGAGTCATCTCTGCTACAGGCTTTCGAAGATTTTTGGGTTAACCTCATTGATATTCAATACAGTACGGTAAATGTAAAAcgcaattcattttcaacaacTTATTATTGTCTAAGTAATATCCAGGCATTTACGTATTTGTAAGGTGTATACAAGGTACGGGTTGTATGACAACTTCGGGGATGCGGGGAATTGAAAGTCACCTTCCGTCTGTTAATCCATGAAAAATCACCTGTCCCCCAAAGATACGAGTTAAGCAGAGTTGACTGTGATACGAAGGAAATTTTCAGCTGGATCCGCGTAGTCTCTTGTTTAATACTTTTCCAATAACCTATATTAAGTCCGCTACACAAATAGTTACGTAGCCACTTCACTTATTTACGCGTGATCTTAATCTCTTATTTATTTGACTGGTAATTGTTAAAACTTTTGCGattaaatttcgtttgatttggtgtcccttacagacccaccacacctgccgggaacgaaacagggggtttgattttgaaatcggaaatcgaagtacgtGATCTTAGAGCGTGATTCTTTTCAAAACTGTAATGTTGAGTACTGATAAAGAATTAGTAAGTTCCTAGTTGAACCACTTCAAAACAGAACATGATACAATGCGCGGGTCTAGGGTTTATACGTCCCTCTGCCTTCCTAAAAGTCATGCGgatattctttttcttacTTGCTATCATTTTAGTATGATTATGTTCATATTCTTGATGGACAGGAGCTGATAGATCGATTTTCACAAGTATTTCTGCGGATCGTGTCTTATTTCGATAAAAAGATAGTTTTGAAACTTGAAGAGTTTTGAAACTATATGCAGCATGTATAGAAAGGTAAGAATACTGGGCTATTTCATAACCTTAATCAAATATccttatacatgtatacaccATTAAAGTCTTGGTGATCTTTTTCGATTAGCTATAACTATCGTTGTATTTTGCAAGAATTGTATAAACATGGAAATATGCCATGAGTGTCATTACCTCACATGTATCCTCAGCGGCTTTTCAGTTCaggatatttgaaaaaaaaaattgttctaTTTAAGATACAGATGGGTTTGGCAGCGATTGTGGTGTTATGTCTAATGATGTGCAGGGGATTAAACGGTAAATAActgaatatagatatataactACGGAAATAATATAACGTCGTGAATGTAGGTTTGTAGGTGATGATGAGAAGATCTAAATAATATACAAACTTTATTGTCAAAGTGttacaatatctaaatttgatATAGCACAACACTTTAATCAAGGATACGCATATACCAGTTAGGTTTCTCAAATCACGTGGGTTGAAATGAGGGGAAAATTGATTcgaggaaataaaagaaaactgAACTGAAAAGGGAGTAATCGGATATCTCGGCCCAAATCCGATTTTTCTCAAAACttggaaaaaatattcaaaatgaggATTTTTCTTTTGTTCAAAGAATTTTTCCAATGTCCAAATGAGGCAGGCTTCTGTACATATTTACGATTCATAAGAGAAATGGTATGgaaaataattattgaatattttcaggaGAGCTGCAGAATTGTATAGACGCAGCGGATACGACGATCACGACAGTTGCAACACCGGCAGTTGTAGAACAGGGTGGCGCAACTCACGTACAATGTCAGGTCTCGCCACCCAGTAAAGCTTTCTGCAGTCACAGAATGACATTCAGTAGCCCTTCAGTACAGTTCCATTTCGATAAGACAAACTGTCCACGCGGAGCCATCTCTGAATCCCGGTACACTGCGCAATGCAACGTCACAGCTGGACGTTATGGTATACGTATCACTAATGTAAGGATAGCTGATGCTGGACGGTGGGAATGTAACTACATGAACATGTTCCAAGGAAGTGGAACagtattagatgtagtaggtgaGAATGacaaataattcaacaaaatttcatttttgaaggAACCGCTGAAAGTGAAACATTTGCCATCAACATATGTTGTTTACTTTATAAACGTATCTGCTTGATATCTATTCAACTATGTTTTCAAATAAGACGTAAAATCTCATTGTTTTTAAACGTAGTTTCTCATTTACAGTACATCTCAGTGGACCAGTTCTTACATTTCGAG carries:
- the LOC141902834 gene encoding uncharacterized protein LOC141902834 isoform X1 → MYRKIQMGLAAIVVLCLMMCRGLNGELQNCIDAADTTITTVATPAVVEQGGATHVQCQVSPPSKAFCSHRMTFSSPSVQFHFDKTNCPRGAISESRYTAQCNVTAGRYGIRITNVRIADAGRWECNYMNMFQGSGTVLDVVVHLSGPVLTFRATTAYKNIVTVHENSPLTIACDGSYFGATGLTYRCSGVNLSGQSNNKLSFTQIRRTDSGVYTCYVTYSNLNGTKTGSITINVQYFILIRRYCYHFELFCVR
- the LOC141902834 gene encoding uncharacterized protein LOC141902834 isoform X2, with protein sequence MYRKMGLAAIVVLCLMMCRGLNGELQNCIDAADTTITTVATPAVVEQGGATHVQCQVSPPSKAFCSHRMTFSSPSVQFHFDKTNCPRGAISESRYTAQCNVTAGRYGIRITNVRIADAGRWECNYMNMFQGSGTVLDVVVHLSGPVLTFRATTAYKNIVTVHENSPLTIACDGSYFGATGLTYRCSGVNLSGQSNNKLSFTQIRRTDSGVYTCYVTYSNLNGTKTGSITINVQYFILIRRYCYHFELFCVR